One genomic window of Solanum dulcamara chromosome 10, daSolDulc1.2, whole genome shotgun sequence includes the following:
- the LOC129870760 gene encoding purple acid phosphatase 3-like, whose product MASKFFQKLNIFITFLLLLLFPAAIAELHRLEHPASTGGLLSFLVIGDWGRRGTFNQSQIAQQMGIIGEKLNIEFVVSTGDNFYDDGLNGVDDPAFEESFTNIYTAPSLQKPWYNVLGNHDYRGDALAQLSPALKQKDNRWICLRSYIVNTDVAEFFFIDTTPFQDMYFTTPKDHTYDWRDVLPRKNYLSHVLKDLDSALRESSAKWKIVVGHHTIKSAGHHGNSEELGVHLLPILQANNVDFYINGHDHCLEHISSSDSPLQFLTSGGGSKSWRGDMNWWNPNEMKFYYDGQGFMAMQITQTQVLIQFFDIFGNILHKWSASKNLFSIM is encoded by the exons ATGGCTTCCAAGTTTTTTCAAAAACTCAACATTTTCATTACtttcttgttgttgttactatttcCGGCAGCCATTGCTGAGCTTCACCGGTTGGAACATCCGGCGTCGACCGGCGGCTTGCTTAGCTTTTTAGTCATCGGAGATTGGGGAAGGAGAGGAACCTTTAACCAATCTCAAATTGCTCAACAA ATGGGAATAATTGGAGAGAAATTAAATATAGAATTTGTTGTGTCAACTGGAGACAATTTCTATGATGATGGATTGAATGGTGTGGATGATCCAGCTTTTGAGGAATCTTTTACCAATATTTACACAGCTCCAAGCTTACAAAAACCATGGTATAATG ttTTGGGGAACCATGACTACAGAGGTGATGCTTTAGCACAATTAAGTCCCGCTCTTAAGCAAAAGGATAACAGGTGGATTTGTTTAAGGTCTTATATTGTTAATACAG ATGTGGCAGAATTTTTCTTTATAGATACAACTCCTTTCCAAGATATGTATTTCACAACTCCTAAAGATCATACTTATGATTGGAGAGATGTTTTGCCTCGAAAAAATTATCTTTCTCATGTTTTGAAG GATTTGGACTCAGCATTAAGAGAATCAAGTGCAAAATGGAAGATAGTGGTTGGTCACCACACCATTAAAAGTGCTGGACACCATGGCAACTCTGAGGAGCTTGGAGTACACCTTCTTCCCATTTTACAG gCAAACAATGTTGACTTTTACATAAATGGACATGATCATTGCTTGGAGCATATCAGCAGTtcagatag TCCACTACAATTCTTGACAAGTGGTGGTGGTTCAAAATCATGGAGGGGTGATATGAATTGGTGGAATCCAAatgaaatgaaattttattatgaTGGACAAGGCTTTATGGCTATGCAAATTACTCAAACACAAGTTTTGATACAATTCTTTGACATTTTTGGCAACATTTTGCATAAATGGAGTGCCTCAAAAAACCTCTTTTCCATTATGTAA